In the genome of Populus alba chromosome 11, ASM523922v2, whole genome shotgun sequence, one region contains:
- the LOC118031678 gene encoding helicase-like transcription factor CHR28 isoform X5, which produces MRDGVLKSEIASCSTASTTFADGLSSCIADHARCLNLNPLLDENGNQLRHENGNFKSTDASHGSWMESSDEKFGSGDAFVKNSLEILEPENDIDRSMDMQLMNTDVFSHDMISPKSDVWHHPDFHTEFSYNHSAMQFGMNEYDMHYTDSPQCDFSSAFNFGLLHNNQEINDFQPESACSGSETSMMPYSDANRMNVKYEGIDYMPPVSGNFSSSAEDGLFNDKASDMQSSYIQLGISGDQTVRVGDEKTDGSAVCKNMTWQSGGVTEALDRKCSWSDGNGAFVDEDKKQSSSGFLSDVQSQKHVTYTKDERGCVTIGSSRDQVEGFVGRFPLDSAYLNLNASEQYFPFAQTFNISNKQLSCGKDEELGILIQSKALGSHLSIVSPESIESNSSGSKSHVDDDPDIYILDDISQPARSNQSFASIKPIDPLQRPTYNDSLHHSAVEATRFRANDERLVLQVALQDLAQPKSEAVPPDGVLAVPLLRHQRIALSWMVQKETSSSQCSGGILADDQGLGKTVSTIALILKERAPSHRADAVAVKKEECETLNLDDDDGVTEIDRMKKGADGSQVTSNHSSTKSLNSSGQSKGRPAAGTLIVCPTSVLRQWDDELHKKVTTEANLSVLVYHGSNRTKDPSELAKYDVVITTYSIVSMEVPRQPLADEDDEEKQRMEGDDAPRLGFSYNKKRKNPPSSGKKGSKNKKGMDSAMLESIARPLAKVAWFRVVLDEAQSIKNHRTQVARACWGLRAKRRWCLSGTPIQNAIDDLYSYFRFLRYDPYAVYKLFCSAIKVPIQKNAPIGYKKLQAVLKTVMLRRTKGTLLDGEPIINLPPRVVELKKVDFTEEEREFYTRLEIDSRAQFKEYAAAGTVKQNYVNILLMLLRLRQACDHPRLVSGLDSSSLGSSSVEMAKKLPREKQLCLLNCLEASLAICGICSDPPEDAVVSVCGHVFCRQCIFEHLTGDDSQCPVSKCKVRLNVSSVFSKATLNSSLSDEPGQVCSGSELVAAVSSSSDNRPHDSSKIRVALEVLQSLTKPKDCLPTCNLLENTVDENVACYDTSSGSRDSVKDGMDKRCLPIKAAGEKAIVFSQWTGMLDLLEACLKNSSIQYRRLDGTMSVTARDKAVKDFNTLPEVSVMIMSLKAASLGLNMVAACHVLLLDLWWNPTTEDQAIDRAHRIGQTRAVTVLRLTVKNTVEDRILALQQKKREMVASAFGEDENGGRQTRLTVDDLNYLFMV; this is translated from the exons ATGAGGGATGGAGTGTTGAAATCAGAGATAGCCAGTTGCAGTACAGCATCTACTACTTTTGCTGATGGATTGTCTAGCTGTATTGCAGATCATGCACGTTGTTTGAATTTAAATCCTCTTTTGGATGAAAATGGAAACCAATTGAGGCATGAGAATGGGAACTTCAAATCCACAG ATGCTTCACATGGTTCTTGGATGGAGAGTTCGGATGAGAAGTTTGGATCTGGTGATGCATTCGTTAAGAATAGCTTAGAAATCCTAGAACCTGAAAATGACATTGATAGATCCATGGACATGCAGTTGATGAATACAGATGTTTTTTCACATGATATGATTTCTCCCAAGTCTGATGTCTGGCATCATCCTGATTTTCATACTGAATTCAGCTATAATCATTCAGCTATGCAATTTGGCATGAACGAATATGATATGCACTATACTGATTCTCCACAATGCGATTTTTCCAGTGcttttaattttggattattgcacaacaatcaagaaattaatgattttCAACCTGAGAGTGCATGCTCTGGATCAGAGACTTCAATGATGCCTTACTCTGATGCAAACAGGATGAATGTTAAATATGAAGGTATCGATTATATGCCACCAGTCAGTGGAAATTTTTCATCAAGTGCTGAAGATGGACTTTTTAATGACAAGGCATCAGATATGCAATCCAGTTATATTCAGTTAGGCATCAGTGGGGACCAAACAGTTCGTGTAGGCGATGAAAAAACTGATGGATCGGCTGTGTGTAAGAATATGACATGGCAGTCTGGTGGAGTTACTGAAGCTCTTGACAGAAAGTGTTCCTGGAGTGATGGAAATGGTGCTTTTGTTGACGAAGACAAAAAACAGTCATCATCAGGTTTCTTATCAGATGTGCAAAGTCAGAAGCATGTAACTTACACTAAGGATGAACGGGGGTGTGTGACCATTGGATCTTCAAGAGATCAAGTTGAGGGATTTGTTGGTAGGTTTCCCTTGGATAGTgcatatttgaatttaaatgcTTCAGAGCAGTATTTTCCCTTTGCTCAGACATTCAATATAAGCAACAAGCAGTTGAGTTGTGGTAAGGATGAAGAACTGGGTATACTGATTCAGTCTAAGGCCTTGGGTTCTCATCTGTCAATAGTCAGCCCTGAATCAATTGAGAGTAATTCGTCTGGAAGCAAATCACATGTTGATGATGATCctgatatatatattcttgatgATATCAGTCAACCTGCTCGCTCAAACCAATCTTTTGCTTCTATAAAGCCCATAGATCCTTTGCAACGACCTACATATAATGATTCACTTCATCATTCTGCAGTAGAAGCCACAAGGTTCAGGGCCAATGATGAGCGACTTGTACTTCAAGTTGCATTGCAG GATCTTGCTCAACCAAAGTCTGAAGCTGTTCCACCCGATGGTGTTTTGGCAGTTCCTCTCTTGAGACATCAG CGAATTGCGTTGTCATGGATGGTTCAGAAGGAAACCTCTAGCTCGCAGTGTTCTGGAGGGATTCTTGCAGATGATCAG GGGCTGGGAAAGACAGTATCAACCATTGCTCTTATACTCAAGGAAAGAGCTCCTTCTCATCGAGCGGATGCTGTGGCTGTTAAGAAAGAAGAGTGTGAAACCTTAAatttggatgatgatgatggagtTACTGAGATTGACAGAATGAAGAAAGGTGCAGATGGTTCTCAAGTCACATCAAATCATAGTTCAACAAAGAGCCTGAACTCTTCTGGGCAATCCAAGGGAAGGCCAGCTGCTGGAACTCTCATTGTTTGCCCCACAAGTGTCCTGCGGCAGTGGGATGATGAATTGCATAAGAAGGTAACCACTGAAGCCAATCTCTCTGTTCTAGTATACCATGGAAGCAATCGAACAAAGGATCCTTCAGAGCTGGCAAAGTATGATGTTGTTATTACAACATATTCAATTGTCAGCATGGAGGTCCCAAGGCAGCCTCTGgctgatgaagatgatgaagagaAACAAAGAATGGAAGGTGATGATGCTCCGCGCCTAGGATTTTCAtacaataagaaaagaaaaaatcctcCTAGTTCTGGTAAAAAGGGTTCAAAGAATAAGAAAGGAATGGATAGTGCAATGCTTGAGTCCATTGCCCGGCCTCTTGCAAAGGTGGCATGGTTTAGGGTTGTCCTTGATGAAGCCCAGAGCATCAAGAATCACAGAACTCAAGTGGCCAGGGCCTGTTGGGGTCTTCGAGCAAAACGCAGGTGGTGCTTGTCTGGTACCCCTATCCAAAATGCAATTGATGATCTCTATAGCTATTTCAGATTCCTCAGATATGACCCATATGCTGTCTACAAGCTATTCTGCTCAGCAATAAAGGTCCCAATTCAAAAGAATGCACCAATAGGGTACAAAAAATTACAAGCTGTTTTGAAGACAGTAATGCTTCGTCGCACCAAAG GCACTCTTCTTGACGGGGAACCAATTATTAACCTACCTCCCAGAGTAGTAGAACTAAAAAAAGTGGACTTTACAGAGGAAGAACGTGAATTCTACACCAGACTAGAAATTGATTCACGAGCTCAGTTTAAA GAATATGCAGCTGCTGGAACTGTTAAACAAAATTATGTTAACATCTTGTTGATGCTGTTGCGTCTTCGACAAGCTTGTGATCATCCTCGTCTCGTCTCGGGTTTAGATTCAAGCTCTCTAGGTAGTTCCTCAGTTGAGATGGCAAAGAAGCTTCCTCGGGAGAAACAATTATGCCTTCTAAATTGTTTAGAAGCATCTTTGGCAATCTGTGGCATATGCAGT GATCCACCTGAAGATGCTGTTGTTTCAGTATGTGGTCATGTATTCTGCAGACAGTGTATCTTTGAGCATCTTACTGGTGACGACAGCCAATGCCCTGTGTCAAAATGCAAAGTTCGACTGAATGTGTCTTCAGTGTTTTCCAAAGCTACATTAAACAGTTCTCTATCTGATGAGCCTGGTCAGGTTTGTTCTGGTTCTGAGCTTGTTGCGGCAGTTAGCTCATCCTCTGACAACCGTCCCCATGATTCATCAAAAATTAGGGTAGCTCTTGAAGTCCTGCAATCGCTGACTAAGCCAAAAGATTGTTTGCCTACATGCAATTTGTTAGAGAATACTGTTGATGAAAATGTTGCTTGTTATGATACCTCATCTGGTTCTAGAGATTCAGTTAAGGATGGAATGGATAAAAGATGCCTCCCAATTAAGGCTGCTGGGGAGAAAGCCATAGTTTTTTCCCAATGGACAGGAATGCTAGATTTGCTTGAAGCTTGTCTTAAAAATTCTTCCATTCAGTACAGAAGACTGGATGGAACAATGTCAGTTACTGCCCGAGATAAAGCTGTGAAGGATTTCAATACACTTCCGGAG GTATCTGTTATGATTATGTCTTTGAAAGCAGCTAGTCTTGGACTGAACATGGTTGCAGCTTGCCATGTGTTGCTTCTGGACCTATGGTGGAATCCTACAACTGAAGATCAGGCAATAGATAGGGCACATCGTATTGGACAAACTCGTGCAGTTACAGTTTTGCGATTAACTGTAAAAAATACTGTTGAAGATAGAATATTAGCCCTCCAG caaaagaagagagagatggTGGCATCTGCTTTTGGAGAGGATGAAAACGGTGGTCGTCAGACTCGCCTAACAGTGGATGACTTGAATTACCTATTTATGGTGTGA
- the LOC118031678 gene encoding helicase-like transcription factor CHR28 isoform X4: MIEGADGGDESVDYAANSIHNPEGSDARVGHLGGSFDYAGKQMSSSMHAYSGSNREFYLPFQEDQGTMRDGVLKSEIASCSTASTTFADGLSSCIADHARCLNLNPLLDENGNQLRHENGNFKSTDASHGSWMESSDEKFGSGDAFVKNSLEILEPENDIDRSMDMQLMNTDVFSHDMISPKSDVWHHPDFHTEFSYNHSAMQFGMNEYDMHYTDSPQCDFSSAFNFGLLHNNQEINDFQPESACSGSETSMMPYSDANRMNVKYEGIDYMPPVSGNFSSSAEDGLFNDKASDMQSSYIQLGISGDQTVRVGDEKTDGSAVCKNMTWQSGGVTEALDRKCSWSDGNGAFVDEDKKQSSSGFLSDVQSQKHVTYTKDERGCVTIGSSRDQVEGFVGRFPLDSAYLNLNASEQYFPFAQTFNISNKQLSCGKDEELGILIQSKALGSHLSIVSPESIESNSSGSKSHVDDDPDIYILDDISQPARSNQSFASIKPIDPLQRPTYNDSLHHSAVEATRFRANDERLVLQVALQDLAQPKSEAVPPDGVLAVPLLRHQRIALSWMVQKETSSSQCSGGILADDQGLGKTVSTIALILKERAPSHRADAVAVKKEECETLNLDDDDGVTEIDRMKKGADGSQVTSNHSSTKSLNSSGQSKGRPAAGTLIVCPTSVLRQWDDELHKKVTTEANLSVLVYHGSNRTKDPSELAKYDVVITTYSIVSMEVPRQPLADEDDEEKQRMEGDDAPRLGFSYNKKRKNPPSSGKKGSKNKKGMDSAMLESIARPLAKVAWFRVVLDEAQSIKNHRTQVARACWGLRAKRRWCLSGTPIQNAIDDLYSYFRFLRYDPYAVYKLFCSAIKVPIQKNAPIGYKKLQAVLKTVMLRRTKGTLLDGEPIINLPPRVVELKKVDFTEEEREFYTRLEIDSRAQFKEYAAAGTVKQNYVNILLMLLRLRQACDHPRLVSGLDSSSLGSSSVEMAKKLPREKQLCLLNCLEASLAICGICSDPPEDAVVSVCGHVFCRQCIFEHLTGDDSQCPVSKCKVRLNVSSVFSKATLNSSLSDEPGQVCSGSELVAAVSSSSDNRPHDSSKIRVALEVLQSLTKPKDCLPTCNLLENTVDENVACYDTSSGSRDSVKDGMDKRCLPIKAAGEKAIVFSQWTGMLDLLEACLKNSSIQYRRLDGTMSVTARDKAVKDFNTLPEVSVMIMSLKAASLGLNMVAACHVLLLDLWWNPTTEDQAIDRAHRIGQTRAVTVLRLTVKNTVEDRILALQQKKREMVASAFGEDENGGRQTRLTVDDLNYLFMV; encoded by the exons ATGATAGAAGGGGCAGATGGAGGGGATGAATCTGTGGATTATGCTGCGAACTCTATACACAACCCCGAAGGTTCAGATGCTAGGGTAGGTCATTTGGGTGGTTCTTTTGATTATGCAGGGAAACAAATGAGCTCTTCAATGCATGCTTACTCTGGAAGTAATAGAGAGTTTTATTTACCGTTTCAAGAGGATCAAGGAACAATGAGGGATGGAGTGTTGAAATCAGAGATAGCCAGTTGCAGTACAGCATCTACTACTTTTGCTGATGGATTGTCTAGCTGTATTGCAGATCATGCACGTTGTTTGAATTTAAATCCTCTTTTGGATGAAAATGGAAACCAATTGAGGCATGAGAATGGGAACTTCAAATCCACAG ATGCTTCACATGGTTCTTGGATGGAGAGTTCGGATGAGAAGTTTGGATCTGGTGATGCATTCGTTAAGAATAGCTTAGAAATCCTAGAACCTGAAAATGACATTGATAGATCCATGGACATGCAGTTGATGAATACAGATGTTTTTTCACATGATATGATTTCTCCCAAGTCTGATGTCTGGCATCATCCTGATTTTCATACTGAATTCAGCTATAATCATTCAGCTATGCAATTTGGCATGAACGAATATGATATGCACTATACTGATTCTCCACAATGCGATTTTTCCAGTGcttttaattttggattattgcacaacaatcaagaaattaatgattttCAACCTGAGAGTGCATGCTCTGGATCAGAGACTTCAATGATGCCTTACTCTGATGCAAACAGGATGAATGTTAAATATGAAGGTATCGATTATATGCCACCAGTCAGTGGAAATTTTTCATCAAGTGCTGAAGATGGACTTTTTAATGACAAGGCATCAGATATGCAATCCAGTTATATTCAGTTAGGCATCAGTGGGGACCAAACAGTTCGTGTAGGCGATGAAAAAACTGATGGATCGGCTGTGTGTAAGAATATGACATGGCAGTCTGGTGGAGTTACTGAAGCTCTTGACAGAAAGTGTTCCTGGAGTGATGGAAATGGTGCTTTTGTTGACGAAGACAAAAAACAGTCATCATCAGGTTTCTTATCAGATGTGCAAAGTCAGAAGCATGTAACTTACACTAAGGATGAACGGGGGTGTGTGACCATTGGATCTTCAAGAGATCAAGTTGAGGGATTTGTTGGTAGGTTTCCCTTGGATAGTgcatatttgaatttaaatgcTTCAGAGCAGTATTTTCCCTTTGCTCAGACATTCAATATAAGCAACAAGCAGTTGAGTTGTGGTAAGGATGAAGAACTGGGTATACTGATTCAGTCTAAGGCCTTGGGTTCTCATCTGTCAATAGTCAGCCCTGAATCAATTGAGAGTAATTCGTCTGGAAGCAAATCACATGTTGATGATGATCctgatatatatattcttgatgATATCAGTCAACCTGCTCGCTCAAACCAATCTTTTGCTTCTATAAAGCCCATAGATCCTTTGCAACGACCTACATATAATGATTCACTTCATCATTCTGCAGTAGAAGCCACAAGGTTCAGGGCCAATGATGAGCGACTTGTACTTCAAGTTGCATTGCAG GATCTTGCTCAACCAAAGTCTGAAGCTGTTCCACCCGATGGTGTTTTGGCAGTTCCTCTCTTGAGACATCAG CGAATTGCGTTGTCATGGATGGTTCAGAAGGAAACCTCTAGCTCGCAGTGTTCTGGAGGGATTCTTGCAGATGATCAG GGGCTGGGAAAGACAGTATCAACCATTGCTCTTATACTCAAGGAAAGAGCTCCTTCTCATCGAGCGGATGCTGTGGCTGTTAAGAAAGAAGAGTGTGAAACCTTAAatttggatgatgatgatggagtTACTGAGATTGACAGAATGAAGAAAGGTGCAGATGGTTCTCAAGTCACATCAAATCATAGTTCAACAAAGAGCCTGAACTCTTCTGGGCAATCCAAGGGAAGGCCAGCTGCTGGAACTCTCATTGTTTGCCCCACAAGTGTCCTGCGGCAGTGGGATGATGAATTGCATAAGAAGGTAACCACTGAAGCCAATCTCTCTGTTCTAGTATACCATGGAAGCAATCGAACAAAGGATCCTTCAGAGCTGGCAAAGTATGATGTTGTTATTACAACATATTCAATTGTCAGCATGGAGGTCCCAAGGCAGCCTCTGgctgatgaagatgatgaagagaAACAAAGAATGGAAGGTGATGATGCTCCGCGCCTAGGATTTTCAtacaataagaaaagaaaaaatcctcCTAGTTCTGGTAAAAAGGGTTCAAAGAATAAGAAAGGAATGGATAGTGCAATGCTTGAGTCCATTGCCCGGCCTCTTGCAAAGGTGGCATGGTTTAGGGTTGTCCTTGATGAAGCCCAGAGCATCAAGAATCACAGAACTCAAGTGGCCAGGGCCTGTTGGGGTCTTCGAGCAAAACGCAGGTGGTGCTTGTCTGGTACCCCTATCCAAAATGCAATTGATGATCTCTATAGCTATTTCAGATTCCTCAGATATGACCCATATGCTGTCTACAAGCTATTCTGCTCAGCAATAAAGGTCCCAATTCAAAAGAATGCACCAATAGGGTACAAAAAATTACAAGCTGTTTTGAAGACAGTAATGCTTCGTCGCACCAAAG GCACTCTTCTTGACGGGGAACCAATTATTAACCTACCTCCCAGAGTAGTAGAACTAAAAAAAGTGGACTTTACAGAGGAAGAACGTGAATTCTACACCAGACTAGAAATTGATTCACGAGCTCAGTTTAAA GAATATGCAGCTGCTGGAACTGTTAAACAAAATTATGTTAACATCTTGTTGATGCTGTTGCGTCTTCGACAAGCTTGTGATCATCCTCGTCTCGTCTCGGGTTTAGATTCAAGCTCTCTAGGTAGTTCCTCAGTTGAGATGGCAAAGAAGCTTCCTCGGGAGAAACAATTATGCCTTCTAAATTGTTTAGAAGCATCTTTGGCAATCTGTGGCATATGCAGT GATCCACCTGAAGATGCTGTTGTTTCAGTATGTGGTCATGTATTCTGCAGACAGTGTATCTTTGAGCATCTTACTGGTGACGACAGCCAATGCCCTGTGTCAAAATGCAAAGTTCGACTGAATGTGTCTTCAGTGTTTTCCAAAGCTACATTAAACAGTTCTCTATCTGATGAGCCTGGTCAGGTTTGTTCTGGTTCTGAGCTTGTTGCGGCAGTTAGCTCATCCTCTGACAACCGTCCCCATGATTCATCAAAAATTAGGGTAGCTCTTGAAGTCCTGCAATCGCTGACTAAGCCAAAAGATTGTTTGCCTACATGCAATTTGTTAGAGAATACTGTTGATGAAAATGTTGCTTGTTATGATACCTCATCTGGTTCTAGAGATTCAGTTAAGGATGGAATGGATAAAAGATGCCTCCCAATTAAGGCTGCTGGGGAGAAAGCCATAGTTTTTTCCCAATGGACAGGAATGCTAGATTTGCTTGAAGCTTGTCTTAAAAATTCTTCCATTCAGTACAGAAGACTGGATGGAACAATGTCAGTTACTGCCCGAGATAAAGCTGTGAAGGATTTCAATACACTTCCGGAG GTATCTGTTATGATTATGTCTTTGAAAGCAGCTAGTCTTGGACTGAACATGGTTGCAGCTTGCCATGTGTTGCTTCTGGACCTATGGTGGAATCCTACAACTGAAGATCAGGCAATAGATAGGGCACATCGTATTGGACAAACTCGTGCAGTTACAGTTTTGCGATTAACTGTAAAAAATACTGTTGAAGATAGAATATTAGCCCTCCAG caaaagaagagagagatggTGGCATCTGCTTTTGGAGAGGATGAAAACGGTGGTCGTCAGACTCGCCTAACAGTGGATGACTTGAATTACCTATTTATGGTGTGA